One genomic window of Citrobacter sp. Marseille-Q6884 includes the following:
- a CDS encoding IS5-like element ISKpn26 family transposase: MSHQLTFADSEFSTKRRQTRKEIFLSRMEQILPWQNMTAVIEPFYPKAGNGRRPYPLETMLRIHCMQHWYNLSDGAMEDALYEIASMRLFARLSLDSALPDRTTIMNFRHLLEQHQLARQLFKTINRWLAEAGVMMTQGTLVDATIIEAPSSTKNKEQQRDPEMHQTKKGNQWHFGMKAHIGVDAKSGLTHSLVTTAANEHDLNQLGNLLHGEEQFVSADAGYQGAPQREELAEVDVDWLIAERPGKVKTLKQHPRKNKTAINIEYMKASIRARVEHPFRIIKRQFGFVKARYKGLLKNDNQLAMLFTLANLFRVDQMIRQWERSQ, encoded by the coding sequence ATGAGCCATCAACTCACCTTCGCCGATAGTGAATTCAGCACTAAGCGCCGTCAGACCCGAAAAGAGATTTTCCTCTCCCGCATGGAGCAGATTCTGCCATGGCAGAATATGACCGCTGTCATCGAGCCGTTTTATCCCAAGGCGGGCAATGGCCGACGGCCCTATCCGCTGGAGACCATGCTGCGTATTCACTGCATGCAGCATTGGTACAACCTGAGCGACGGTGCCATGGAAGATGCCCTGTACGAAATCGCCTCCATGCGCCTGTTTGCCCGATTATCCCTGGATAGCGCCCTGCCGGATCGCACCACCATCATGAATTTCCGCCACCTGCTCGAGCAGCATCAACTGGCCCGTCAATTGTTCAAGACCATCAATCGCTGGCTGGCCGAAGCAGGCGTCATGATGACCCAAGGCACTTTGGTGGATGCCACCATCATTGAGGCACCCAGCTCTACCAAGAACAAAGAGCAGCAACGCGATCCGGAGATGCATCAGACCAAGAAAGGCAATCAGTGGCACTTTGGCATGAAGGCCCACATTGGTGTCGATGCCAAGAGTGGCCTGACCCACAGCCTAGTCACCACCGCGGCCAACGAGCATGACCTCAATCAGCTGGGTAATCTGCTTCATGGAGAGGAGCAATTTGTCTCAGCCGATGCCGGCTACCAAGGAGCGCCACAGCGCGAGGAGCTGGCCGAGGTGGATGTGGACTGGCTGATCGCCGAGCGTCCCGGCAAGGTAAAAACCTTGAAGCAGCATCCGCGCAAGAACAAAACGGCCATCAACATCGAATACATGAAAGCCAGCATCCGTGCCAGGGTGGAGCACCCGTTTCGCATCATCAAGCGGCAGTTCGGCTTCGTGAAAGCCAGATACAAAGGGCTGCTGAAAAACGATAACCAACTGGCGATGTTATTCACCCTGGCCAACCTGTTTCGGGTGGACCAAATGATACGTCAGTGGGAGAGATCTCAGTAA
- a CDS encoding phosphoethanolamine transferase, producing MNSSSVRAFAALLPLWFSLSIVAAVNMLFSPMHVMFQRLFIFALLMLSFSLIKRRSVRLAIAALPMMVVAWDVMLSLYAHATFDSAFSYGFAMSVLESSTHEMMAMLGLYIQYGLGFIALTALLLSAVWYTPRLPGKWRPRLPLYCLVLTLTVNVTQAVAHSVRKNSHGSISVRVINYTPISNLKYFVQAWNDKQLIAQISRTIPDYPIRTWDTGIDTYVVVVGESARSENMHFYGYPKETTPVLDSQRAQVLSWNQAISPAPVTITAVPLALSVDFVIGHDQKHYSDNIINLANRAGYYTSWFSKQGIIGDYNNAITGIATNARDKKWLTSDYDDTLIPELKQALNRSGKQVIVLHLYGSHEPECVRFPQQEAVFDQKDSGIDACYDNSIRYTDKLLGQMFSLLEGRRASLIYFSDHALERDPQKRVVYYHGGVKPSQHAYQVPMFVWYSKQVAKPETGEVKALYSTANNFQLMRYWLGISLPNEPLPGTLKARASQLTGQVPVLDTTNTVYDWKTLRR from the coding sequence ATGAATTCATCCTCTGTGCGCGCCTTTGCGGCGTTACTCCCTCTGTGGTTCTCTCTGAGCATTGTTGCGGCTGTTAACATGCTGTTTTCACCCATGCATGTGATGTTTCAGCGCTTATTCATCTTTGCATTACTTATGCTTTCATTTTCACTCATTAAGCGACGCAGTGTGCGTTTAGCCATTGCGGCTTTGCCAATGATGGTGGTCGCATGGGATGTGATGTTGTCTTTGTATGCGCATGCAACATTTGACAGCGCTTTTAGCTATGGTTTTGCCATGAGCGTGCTGGAAAGCTCCACCCACGAAATGATGGCTATGCTTGGCTTGTATATCCAGTATGGGCTGGGATTTATCGCCTTAACGGCCCTGTTACTCAGCGCGGTCTGGTACACGCCGAGGCTCCCCGGCAAGTGGCGTCCGCGTTTACCACTGTATTGTCTGGTGCTCACGCTGACGGTCAATGTCACTCAGGCGGTGGCGCACAGTGTGCGGAAAAACAGCCACGGCAGCATCTCCGTGCGGGTCATTAACTACACCCCGATCAGCAACCTGAAATACTTCGTGCAGGCCTGGAATGATAAGCAGCTGATTGCCCAAATTTCACGTACGATCCCGGATTACCCGATCCGCACATGGGATACCGGCATTGATACCTACGTCGTGGTGGTGGGTGAGTCAGCCCGATCAGAGAACATGCATTTTTACGGCTATCCGAAAGAGACCACGCCAGTGCTTGATAGCCAGCGAGCGCAGGTGCTCTCGTGGAATCAGGCGATCAGCCCCGCTCCGGTGACCATCACGGCCGTTCCTCTCGCACTGAGTGTGGATTTCGTCATCGGTCACGACCAGAAACATTATTCGGACAATATTATCAATCTTGCGAACCGCGCGGGTTATTACACCTCCTGGTTTAGCAAGCAAGGCATTATCGGAGACTACAACAATGCCATCACCGGCATTGCCACCAATGCCCGGGATAAAAAATGGCTGACCAGTGATTACGACGATACCTTGATTCCAGAATTAAAACAGGCGCTTAACCGAAGCGGTAAGCAGGTCATTGTGTTGCATCTTTATGGTAGTCACGAACCGGAGTGCGTGCGTTTCCCACAGCAAGAAGCCGTCTTTGATCAGAAAGATAGCGGCATTGATGCCTGCTATGACAACTCGATTCGTTATACCGACAAACTTCTTGGGCAGATGTTTTCCTTGCTTGAAGGGCGTCGTGCTTCGCTGATTTACTTTTCCGATCATGCCCTTGAGCGCGATCCACAAAAACGCGTGGTCTATTATCACGGCGGCGTTAAGCCAAGCCAGCACGCCTACCAGGTACCGATGTTTGTTTGGTACAGCAAGCAGGTCGCAAAACCTGAAACTGGCGAGGTGAAGGCGCTTTACTCAACGGCGAATAATTTCCAGCTAATGCGCTACTGGTTAGGAATAAGCCTGCCAAATGAACCCCTGCCGGGAACGTTAAAAGCACGCGCATCACAGCTCACAGGTCAGGTTCCGGTGCTGGACACCACCAACACCGTTTATGACTGGAAAACGCTTCGTCGCTGA
- the actS gene encoding amidase activator ActS gives MSAGRLKKNGLGIAMLLSAGLLLAGCSGSQSSDTGSYSGSVYTVKRGDTLYRISRATGTSVKEIARLNNISPPYTIEVGQKLKVSGGAKTSTTAGKTKTKSSTKTAAARPSSSVPQSSWPPVGQRCWQWPASGKVILPYSTADGGNKGIDISAARGTPIYAAGAGKVVYVGNQLRGYGNLIMIKHSEDYITAYAHNDTLLVNNGQSVKAGQKIATMGNSDAASVRLHFQIRYRATAIDPLRYLPPQGSKPKC, from the coding sequence TTGAGTGCAGGACGCCTGAAGAAAAATGGCTTAGGTATTGCGATGCTGCTGAGTGCGGGTCTGCTGTTAGCAGGCTGCTCCGGGAGTCAGTCGTCTGATACAGGAAGTTATTCCGGCTCCGTGTATACCGTGAAGCGGGGAGATACGCTATATCGTATTTCACGCGCCACCGGGACCAGCGTAAAAGAGATCGCCCGTTTGAACAACATTTCGCCTCCTTATACCATCGAAGTGGGGCAAAAGCTGAAGGTCAGCGGCGGAGCGAAAACCAGTACGACAGCTGGCAAAACAAAAACGAAATCCTCCACCAAAACGGCAGCAGCCAGACCGTCTTCATCGGTGCCTCAGTCATCCTGGCCGCCAGTGGGGCAACGCTGCTGGCAGTGGCCCGCCAGCGGTAAGGTGATACTGCCTTATTCCACCGCAGACGGCGGCAACAAAGGCATTGATATTTCTGCTGCGCGCGGCACGCCAATTTATGCGGCCGGTGCCGGGAAGGTGGTCTATGTCGGCAATCAGCTGCGAGGATACGGCAACCTCATTATGATCAAACACAGTGAGGACTACATCACCGCCTACGCACATAACGACACCTTGCTGGTCAATAATGGGCAAAGCGTGAAGGCGGGGCAGAAAATTGCCACGATGGGTAACTCAGATGCGGCTTCTGTGCGTCTTCACTTCCAGATTCGCTATCGCGCGACGGCTATCGATCCGCTGCGTTATTTACCCCCGCAGGGCAGTAAACCCAAATGCTGA